TATTCGATTGGTTGTGGGAGTCGAGTGCTTGGACACCGACGCTGACCTCGGATGTCTGGCCCCTGGGTCTATGCTGACTTCATCGACCATCACAAAATCACCaccctcttcatcttcgccAAACCCTATATCTCTATTCCTGTGAGATTTCGACGGGCTCGATCTCGTGCTGTTACTGACAGGAACTCTTCGCATCTGGCGAAGAGCCTCTTGCCgtctccttcttctcgaaGGTGAGTTGGGAGGGATGTCGAATCCATCTCTAAAACTAGCTTCGAGATCTCGTTTCACTCTCTTTTTGGAAGGACTGTTGTCTGGTGTTGTCTCCTGTGCACCATTAGCATGTGTAGAATGTCCTGTATCAGTCTGTGCATTAGTAGCAGACTCCACCTTTTCCCGCTTCCCTTTGGATGCTCGCATGGCCAACGAGACCTCCTGAACCTCGTTGCTCAAAAACATCTTTTCCACCCTGAGTCTCTCGACCTCTTTTTTCAGCACCTCAATCTGTTTCATATGATCGTCCTTCGACTTGGTCTGACTGGCAATGAACTCGCCCACTGATCTGGTGTGCTCTTCGTCTTTTCTCGACAAATTTGATCGTAAAATGGCATTCTCGCCAGTCATAGTCTGTATATTCTTCGCCAATGCATCTTTCTCTGCTAATGCCTATAAAATGTTAGACCGTTTCACCCTCCTTCTGGCGTCTTTAAATACAAACATACCCTGGCAAGACTCCGTTTGAGctcttcaacagcatctgAGCTACTGCCCCTATTCCCAGCCACTACATTCTGACTGCCCCTTGACttctgctgatgctgtagCCGATCAAGCTCCTCCAAGTCAATATCATCACTGCTCAGGTCGAACGACATAGCGACTCGCGAGTAGTTCGCGTACCACTCGTGAACCTCTATATGCAGGTTTAAATTAACCGAGCCGCATCTTGTGGGGCTCCTTATCATGGCTCTTGGagtcctgcctccggcggctggggctccgccccagaccccgtggctcctctcgctgcgctcgagtcgggcttctGGGTTCCCATTAGGTCCAATAATAGCAGAAAAGTGatatgatatatatatataaccCATTACTATTTACATAGAGTTGACTGTGAGATTATATGCATCTGAAATAAATACCACAAAATAGCAAGTGATATCTACAAAGGCGTCCAACAAACGCACACACTCTTAGTTAAATCCCAACTTAGAGTCAAGAGTCTAGCAAAATTGTTGTCTTTTATCAAAGTGCAATTATTCACAACCGCCTGGTTGCGAATCTGCAGGGTCTTGTCAGACTCTGCAGACTTTCCTCGACCTGGTTCACACAAACCGTTTCCTTCCATCCCAGCAGTCCCCTAACTAATAGGGAACCCCctgaaaacgactcgagcgcagcgagaggagccacggggtctggggcagagccccagccgccggaggcacacccccagACCCCTCACGTGACATGGGCAAGGGCACGCCtgatttgaaatattttttatatatttttcaaggGCCTTCACATGTTGTAGACTGGAGATCAGATTACGAGAGCAACCGATTCCAAAATGTCATCCCCCGATAACAAACCAGCAACCAAGCCAGAGGAGACCGATCCTTCGTTGGTCCCCCAAGCTCCCAAGCCATTGAGCTCGAAAGACAAGAACACAAAGCGACTAATTGTGGTGTTATCCAACGCCTGTTTAGAGACTCACAAGATCTCATCGGCCGGTGGAGATAGATACGCTCTTCTCAACTGTGATGACCACCAGGGTTTactgaagaaaatgaacagAGATATTGCTGACACCAGACCAGACATTACACACCAGTGCTTATTAACTTTATTGGATTCTCCTATCAACAAGGCTGGTAAGCTGCAAGTATATATCCAGACAGCCCGAGGAGTGCTAATCGAGGTCAACCCCAGTGTCAGAATCCCTAGAACTTTTAAGAGATTCTCGGGACTGATGGTCCAACTGCTGCACAGACTGTCAATCCGTTCAGTCAATTCTGAAGAGAAGCTCCTTAAAGTCATCAAGAACCCCATCACAGACCATTTGCCCACCAAATGCCGTAAAATCACTCTTTCTTTCGATGCAAAGGTACAAAGGGTACAAGATTACGTCGAGACTCttgatgacgacgagaGTATATGTGTGTTTGTGGGTGCCATGGCCAAGGGTAAAGACAGCTTCGCCGACGAGTTCGTCGACGAGAAGATCGGTGTGTCGAACTACCCATTATCAGCCTCTGTCGCATGCAGCAAGTTCTGCCACGGTTGTGAAGATGCCTGGGGTATCATGTAATGTAAATTAGTTTTCTCACGACTTTGTAACGCATATATCTAATCATATTTAATGGCATAGACGGTTGGGGGCGGGtgtgcctctggcggctggggctctgccccagaccccgtggctcctctcgcttcgctcgagtcgggcgtggtGATCCCCGagtttatatttttcatgtTTGATGGACTGGCTGGGACTGGTGAGTTTCTGGCTGGAGTTTCAGGTGCGAGAGGGCCATGCTGGGGCATATGTGAGCGCCAATTGGACTTGGACGAAGACTGGGTGAGATGGATATGAATTATAGACTGCCGTTCCATGAAAGTCGGAGTGCTATTGTCGAAATATTGGACCCAGGACGAGAATAACCCGAGAACTCATCAAGAAAAGTAGATGAGGCAGATTCTGAGTGCCGCAGGGTTCAGCCGATTATGTCATTGTCGAGGCGATCCCCCTGAGAACCTGCATGCTAGGGGTACCTGAGAGTTCGCGTGGTGACTACGACCGTGGGTCGGTAATTTTCTGaactttatttataattataATGATATTATGATGCCATATGCCAAGTGGCCAAGAAATAAGCCTGCTTATGAGAAACAATGTTCACATTAAATCGTTATATGAGAGACATGTGCCTATAATTATCTCTTCTATCTTACTATCACTATCGGTGGACATGACGACTTTATCTCGTTAAGGCGTATGCATAGAAGCGTTTCAtatgcagcagcaagacGGCAAGACCGACTGAATATAAATCTTTCAACAGGTTATACCATCGGCAATAAagctaaaaaaaaagatagaTAATAGAACTACCCGTGGAGATATAGCCAGATTCAAGGTAATTGAATCATGGGACCGCAAAACCGCAACAGAAACGCATTCAAGTCCCAAAGTCAAAAGGTAACTTTGCTGCTATCATCTGCTGATCGCGAAACTTGACGCTCAAGGCAGTGCAAATCATACGTTATCCAAGATCCATCCAACAAAGCTCCCAAACCTCAACCATGccctcaaaaaaaatccacaaTTTCCCAAATACTCCAATGACcgcccgacgcccgactcgagcgcagcgagaggagccacggggtctggggcggagccccagccgccggaggcattccGTTCCAGGGGTCCAAGTCAGGGGTAACTTCCGGCGCTAGATTTGCACCGAGGACCAGACGATCCACGTGGGATCGGTGCGGCGGTAGGGCTAGGGCTAGATAAGGGGAAGGCCAGTTGGGAGTTTATAAACAGGCTATAGCCCGCTTAGCCACCTCTTTTTTTCGAACTTTTCTCTGAGCAACCGCTGGCGggaatatttattttcgtAACTCCCAGCCTACTTACTTGACAACCACTTTTTGTTACATAACAACCAGTGATTTTTGTTGCGCCACCACAAAAAACCCAGCGTTTTCTGAGGTGATCCAACGGAAtacaatcaaaaaaatcGGCTTCAAAttcttttgatttgttaTTTGTCATACAACCACGTCCAAAGATTTGTTGAAGCCTTAAATAGGAAGATAaatatctttttttcttctctttttatcACTTCCGTTCTTTGTTACGGAACATTTTTCCTTTCGTAAGGCCCGTTTTACTACGTgtcttgatttttttttgctctttGTTTTTCGCCACCCTGGCAAATTTTTGCTCCAAAAGGTTCTAAAAGGTTCCATTGCATTTTCTATTGgtgttcttgtttttttctttcactTGCTTGCTTTGTTTTTTGGGAGTTTGttctatttcttttttcgGGTTCAGTTCATCGTAATTACAAGATTTTTCTGTTGGGAGCATTGTTTTAACGAGTTCTGACTATATTTTTCTGTTATTTGGTTTTCTGGTGCTTTGTTTTCTGATTTTTTCTCACTTAGTGCCGCACAAGAATTTTTTGAGCCTCAAGCCTCACTGAAAATTTTCATTCCCAGCCGCCGCTTCTTATACCTGTAGTCACCTAGCCAACTGCACCCCTTCACCAGTTGTCTCGAGTGTGCTTTTTGTGAGTCTGTGTCGCGAATTTAGATAAGACCACACATCTACATTTTGTCCCCTACCCACACCCCCCATCTTCCCCTTTtaacagcaccaccaccactgaaAGAATATTATGGCCACTTTACCTAAACCCGCCACTTCAAATTTGGTTAAAGGTAAAAAGCATATTTCATTTCATAAAAATCCCGTGGTTGCTAGGACGACACCTGCTTCTGCAACTGGTGCACCCACTACTACTACACCTACACCTACCGGGGCTGCAGTCGCTTCAAATATTCCTTCTGCACATGACCACAGGAAACGTCTTCTATGTGAGGCGTCTCCCTCGATCATAGGTAGTTGTCGGGCCAACAAGCTTCGACGACTAACTCCCGGTCATTCATACTCTGAGAAtaacgacgatgatgatgacgatgaggacGACGATATCTTTTTTGGCATCTCGCCTTCTAAGAAGCAACAACCAAACGGTTTGATTCCCTTGTCACCTCCTCCTATTGTCTATTCGAGCtctgaagaggaagaggatgaagatgacgatgaagatgatgtcGATGGTCACAATATTGCAGTGACTGCTTCGTCGAACTTGACATCCAACCCATCTTCTTTTTACCACAAGAGATCGAGAACCCTTTCTAACTCGTCGTTGTCTCAACATAGAAAGTTGTCTCGTTCACactcttcgtcttctggCGGAGCTGCTCGCAGAATGTCTTTATACTCTGCAGCTGGctttggtggtgctgccgctggAGGGTCTCCCTGTGGCCAGGGAGGCCACGGCCACCACCGCCGTCGAAGATCGATGTCAGTCCCTGAGTCTGATCAAATCTCTCGTCAAAGATGCTTTGACTACCTTGTGTCGGCAATCGACGCAGTGTGGGCTCAGTACTGCGACTGTACGTCGTTTGCCGAGTCGGAGATCTATGACAACAAGAAACAACAGAATGGATCGTATCCATACGAATACCCCGAGCAACAGGATCTTCCTTGCTCGCCTGTAAGCCTCTGTGAAGAGGATATGGGTATGGACGAGCCAGTTCTGACCCCCAACACGGCAGTTTCCGAGCAACCCACCAGTGTTCGTCTGATGAACCTTAAGGAACGCTTGCTGAAGGCCAAATACTTTTTTGTCGACCTGCTAGAAACCCTCGACATGGAAAAATCGGCCCAGTTCTGGCACAGATGGGATCTTGTCAAGTATGCCACTATCGAGCTTGTCGAAGAGgccgacgacgacgagaCCATTGAAGACGTCAGTGCCGAGCTTGAGGAGGGCCGCTACTACGGCATGAGATGCTAGTTTTGATGCTAGTGTCGCTCCTCgcaaaatataaaacaCTCATGACCCCCCTCTACAATACTGCACTGCCAGTATTATGTCTATATATaaaaatctatttatttatttattatgaCAACTTATTacgggtgctgcctccggcggctggggctgcgccccagaccctgctgctcctctcgctacgctcgagtcgggcttcacggtcccagcaaactcctgcgaagcaggagccacggggtctggggcggagccccagccgccggaggctctGTGGGGTTCATAAAATACATTAGTTGCATACGAGAGAGTGAGAAGAGGTTTACTCGGTGGGGTCGTAGCGGCCCTCCTCTAATTCGTCGATTTTGGCTTTCTTGAGGGTGGTGTCACTATCTCTGCCCTCGACGACCTCGACAACATCATGCTTGATTTTGTCCCAGTACTCCCAGAACATATGGGCCTTTTTCCAGTTGTACTTGCCCTCTGAGGCTTCGACAAGGTCCCGGGTATTCTGGAACACTCGGATCTCGTTTTTCAGTAGAGACGCTTCGTCGGTTCCTGGAGGGACACCCGGCTCGTTTTCAACAGGTGGTAGGTCGTTTATTCTGGTTTGAATGGTGTCAATAGCCCGGCCAATATAAGCGTAGCAACGTTTCTGAGCGTTGACATCGCCCATAGGCACGAATCCCGCTTTATATCCCAGTTTATTAATGAATTCCATGCTGTGGTATTCAATTCCAGTTGTTTAGAATTTTGAGGCTTTTGTCGATTTGAAAGAAAGGATAaggaagaaacaaaaatcacGAGGATCGGCTGTTAGTTATATATGACCCCGTTTTGGGAACGACCGGTTCTTATCAGGCAGTGCAGCTAACCGGTTTCTGGTTATGCAATGATCAGAACGGGTGATAGACGAAATTATGGAGGCTGGTCACCCGAGCGAATCCTGAATTAGTGGCTGGGCACTTTATACTTGTTCTGTAAATAACCTCTCCGTTCGATAGACAAACCGTTTCTGAACGCCAGAGAAAGTGAGGTTAACGAATCTGGGACCAGAATGGCCGGTTTAACTTGGCCACGGGAGGTCACTGAACCCTGTTCGCTGCATAGCCTTCTATGCAAGATTTAATTGACACCTGCAGACGCTGCGAGCTGCTGCACAATGAGGTTAAAAGACATTAGTTGATGACCCACTAAACCTTGGTATCAGGAGAGATAGGAAGACCCGGAATGCATAACGGAAGGTGGTGGGGGGGtggagtgtgcctccggcggctggggctccgccccagaccctggctgctcctctcgcttcgctcgagtcggtgcgtcGGGGTGCCGGCTCAGAGTGGGTGGTGAGCGAACTGGAGATACTTCTGTAGATCCAAAGAGGTTGGTATGGGTTCAGTGAGATATGCTGATCTACCAATGCTGGCTCAACGGTCCATGAGGCCCCGATATTTATTGCTACCGGGCTCAATGGGCTCTATAGTCTCAAGTCACTGGCACCTCGAATAGCTTGTCTCTTCAGACAAGATTTTGCTTCCTCTCTACCCCTTTCCAATGACCACAATTGAAGAAACACCAGCTTCCACTTTGAGACCCGACTTGAACTTGTCTTCTCACTATTTTTTATCTGCAAAATTTTGGCTGTCGtatctgcctccggcggctggagctctgccccagaccccttggctcctgcttcgcaggagatttacTCCCTGTATCTCCAATTTACCAGCAGTGATCGATTGGATAGTACCTATTGACTATTTTCTACTGTCCATTCTCGCTTGCAAGTCTTCAGCATTTTTAGCTTCTCTCAGGAATTATTGCCTTCCAGAGTCTCAGTTCCTACATTATTCGCTGTTGTAATAGCGCCCTTGGATCCTGCCTTCTTGAATTTTACACTGACATGACTGAGGAACTGGAAACATGGCTTGACCCAAAAACTTGACCAACTTTTGTTTGTACTACTCCTTGTATTCGTCTCTAATAAAACATTTCTAATATGCATACTTATTACGTTCCACAAGTAGACCCGCTCCGCGAGAGCACGAAATTTGGGTCTAAGTCTTTACCAAACCTAGCTTGTCCTGAAGATCAATGCAGACCGCTTCTATCTTCAGCCTGCCATAACTGAGACCTTTATTATCATCTGTTATACAGACCCAAATGCGGCATTGTACCAAAAACTATATCATAGTAAGTTATGACACAAACGTTTTATCCGTTCAACAGCTATCACTGGGGCTCACCGTAGAACAGGTTGTTCCTCATCCCATCGAATGACAGCCCCAACTGAAACACAGAGATCCACAGAGATCCCAATCTCCATTCACGAACTCCAgggaccgtagacgtaacgactcgagcgtagcgagaggagctacggggtctggggcagcgccccagccgccggaggcgaaAAGGGATCCCCGAACTAATCGGATGACAGAACTGAACAGGGGCGCGCGCTTCCGAGGTGTCAAACAGACAGATATTGGTTCCACACgaaattgaaaaagcaGCAACGAGCATCAGCACCGTGCGGAGCTCAATGACCGAAAACGATATTTGGCGGTATAGAGTTTATTTAGAGCGGAAGTTTTCCAAGTTTAGCGATATCGGCCGCAGTCTGGATGTGAACTGTTCAGTGGTTCGGTTAAAGGCACCTGCGTCATGCACGATAAGCACGCAATGATAGACACATATTAGATAAAGGATAATGATGATACGGTGATCCAGGTCAGACGCAGGTTGGGAACTCGGACTATAGCCTAAACAGGAAGCAAGGTCCGGTATGTTCAAACGGACAGTCGGGTTTAGTAATAGCCATTATATGTTATAAATAAGATGAATTATCTGATTAAAGTTGATTTCTACAGCTGGACAGTAACGGACCAATTCGACGGAACTGAAGAACAgtgaagaaaacagaattgaatcaaacaaatcattatcataataatataataacaAGAGATGtcaccagcagtagcaacGACCCTTGAAACGGATCAATTGGTCAACgatttcaagaagaaggttgGCTTTAAGAGAAACTATTCTAAGTTGCTCCCTGCCAATACATTGGCTAGATACAAGAAACATGGTGTTGATGTTTCTGGCGAGTACCCTGAGGTTCCCACTGAATATCCGGTTTTCCTTGAGGATGCTATCAATGTAAGAAATAAGGACCGTCCTCATAATGAGCGAGGTGCTTATGCCGACAAAGAGAAGAAGGCCCTCTTCGGAGCCGCTAAGGAGGTCATTAATCTGACAGCTAATATTGGTACTGAGATTGTTGGACTTCAATTGGCAGACTTGGACGATAAGCAAAAAGACGAGCTGGCCTTGTTAATTGCTGAACGTACTgttgtcttcttcagagATCAGGACTTGTCTCCTAAGAAGCAATTAGAACTGGGCAAGTACTTTGGTGAAGTCGAGGTCCATCCTTTGGTACCACATGTTCCTGGCCTTGAGGGTGTCACTGTTCTATGGCCtcaacaaatgcaaattGAGGGTGGAAAGGCTACTCACAAGAAGCCACTTGGAACTGCTCAATGGCACAGTGATCTGTCCCACGAGTATAACCCTGCCGGTATTACTCATTTACATAATGACGCTTTGCCTCCTGGAGGAGCTGGCGGTGACACTGCTTGGGTCAGCGGATACGGTGCTTATGATAAATTATCTCCTGCTCTCCAGGAGTTCTTGGATGGTAAGACTGCTATCTACAGATCGGCTCATTCATATATCGATAAGAAGAACCCTCTAGGTGGACTCAAGTTCATTGAGCGTGAACATCCAATTGTTAGAACCCATCCTGCCACTGGTTGGAAGGCACTTTGGATCAATCGTCACTACACTACTAGAATTGTCGGCCTTGAGCCTAACGAGTCTGCTGCTATCCTTAACCTTTTGTTTGATGTTTTCGAAAAGAACTTGGACATCCAAGTGCGTTTCAACTGGCACTCCAAGCCGTCTGCTCCTGGTCGCGGAACTAGTGCTTTATGGGACAACCGTATCAGTCAACATTATGCTGTGTTTGACtatgacgatgatgagagACATGGTACTCGTGTTGCCGTCTTGTCAGAGCGACCCTACTTTGACAAGAACTCCAAATCTCGTCGTCAAGCTTTGGGATTAGATTAGATAATTAACAATATACGAAGTCACTCAAGTCATGATTGTCTATGAAAAATATTAGTGTTGAAATACTGTTAGTCGTTATTTAGTGAATATATCAAAGCGCTGAATGAGTGTAGAATTTAAACTATTGAGATCGGCAAAACCCCACTTTATATGGCAAGACCCAGATCTTATCGTACATAAATACCTCTGTTACGTTACTAACCGAATCAAGAACCATACGACCATACTCTGTATAATTGCCAAGGCCGAATAAGATAAATTAACAAGATAAATTAACAAAAATAGTGGTGTTGTATCGTAAATTGCCACAAAGATTCAACAGCCGAATACTTAGTTTGTAAAAATGAGTGCACTGTTATAACTGCGTAGCGGGGGCGCACTGGGAACGTGCGTGAATCGCGTGCTAGCTGCCTATATTGGCCAATATACCCCCAGCTTGAACCTCCTTCTCAAACGAACTGTCATTTTATCTCTTCGTATACCAAAGAGCTACTGATAATAGAAATATTTATGTCACAAATACTAGATTTAAGATCGTTAATTTAATCTACTTTTTTAAGATTGACTAATTTTAATTTTAGTTTAATTAGGCCTCATTCACGTATCAATGCTCAAACGGGCGTTCAGGAGTGCATGTCCCGGCGGCTTCCTACGTCATCATCAAAGATTTGGTGAATACAGGGCTGATCTATGTTTGGTTTTCAGCATCACGGCTTGTGACCACATTCTCAAGTTTTTGACCATTAAAACTTTTGGAATCCGACAGTGTGActtgtttttcaattcgATCAGGAGGACAGTTGATTTCGCCATAGTTTTTGCATTTTGAGGGATTTCATTGTATCGCATTTGAACGCGGGgtaaaataatttttttgaaagatCGCGCAGGTGATTGACCTAACTGCTCTGGGCATAAATGTCCtgtttcaaaagataacgATTTTGCATTCAATTAAGAACcgtgttttttttattttatttgagTGGGGAATTTGTATTTCAAATATCAGTGGGGTTTCCTTCACTTCAGGGATTGAAGTTTTCTATTATTGAAACTGAACCCATTCTCAGGTACGGCACAAGACAGAATGCCGGATGATCCAGAGAACCAACCTGGACTGCCACCAACGTATTTAAAACCACCACTTAGACCAGAACTTGTACGTTCAAAGACTGATTCTTATACAAGAGTTAATATTGGAAACGATGGCAATGATGATGACTCAGATCAAGATGAAACTTCGAATTTGCTGACTCGCAGGTCGACCCCAGTTTCACCTGGGAGGGGGATCAAACGTGGCAGAGCAAAACGAAGATTGAGCCAATTGTTCTTGTCAACTCGAAACACAACTACAGATTTCCTTTCATTGGTATCTCCATCTGCATCTTCATATAATCTACGAACACCTCGTATACAAGATTTCGACGTTAATCCCCTGAACGTGTCGTGGACTAATGTCAGCTCGTTAGGTAATGGTTATGGTACTACGGATGATCCTAATACGCTGACACCACGCCGGGTGGTTTCAACTGTGGAAGAGAGTAAGGCCTCGACGGACCGACGTGGATTCTATGACGATTTTACCACGGTAGATTGGATCCATGACACTGTGATTGAGTCGTCTCGTCGAAGTACCTTAAAAGCACTGCCGGGATTAAGAGGAAAGTTCATTAGACTTTTCGATGCCTTTCAAGGATGGCTCCTTATAACAATTGTTGCATTTGCATTTACCTTAGTAGCATATAGCATTGATGCTTGCGAGAGCGTTTTATCAGATCTACGGCATGGCTATTGTTCTACAAACTGGTTCACCCGTGAAGCTTTGTGTTGTCCAGACGTAGAACGGTTTGGATCTTGTCCAGCATGGGTTTCTTGGTCTCAATACGGAGGAGTACTTTCTGGCGACAACGGCCTTGcgtttgattttgttgcCTACTTGGCATTGACCATACTATTTGCATATATCTCGGTCACCTTGACTCTGAGAACAAAGACTGACATTCCCCTAGAAGATAGGAATTCCGCATTAtctaaagaaaagaaaccgTCCCTAGCAACACAGGGTGCAGTGTTAGGGGAATCGTCTGCATCGGTACCTGTGACCGACTCGTCACCACAGTCTAAGACGACCCAAACTAACGAGCCAGCTGAACCTAGCAGGAGAGTTATTTATTCAGGAACTGGCAGTGGAGTGGCCGAAGTAAAGACCATTCTCTCTGGATTCATTATCAGAAGATTCTTGGGAACATATACACTTGTTCATAAATCGATTGGCCTGATATTCTCCATTTCATCTGGCCTTAGCGTGGGCAAAGAGGGTCCCTATGTTCATCTTGCAGCCTGTGTGGGAAACATCGCTTGTCGTCTATTCAAAAAATTCAGCacaaatgaaatcaaacGTCGTCAGGTAATTTCTGCTGCCGCCAGTGCTGGTGTAGCCTTGGCTTTTGGAAGTCCTCTTGCCGGAGTTCTCTTCAGTTTGGAAGAAGTTAGCTACTACTTTCTTCCTCACCAACTATTCCGGATTTTCTTTTGTGCTATGATCTCTGCGCTGtttctgatatttatgGATCCATACAAGACTGGTAAaattgttctttttgagGTGACCTATGATCAAAACTGGCAGTTATGGGTGAGTTTTACGCTGGTGGCTGTAAATGAAAAAGCACTAACGATTTAGGAATTGGCtaattatatatttttgggCATTTCAGGTGGATTGTTTGGAGCAGCATTTTGTAAGTTCACTCTCTGGTGGGGTAGCAGATTTAGATCGATTAAAATTATCAAGAACAGTCCAACATTTGAGGTGATGCTCATCGCTGTCATAACTGGATGTGTGACATTTTTCAATCCCTATACATCTAAATCAGTGTCAGAACTACTGTATGATCTTGCTAGTCCTTGTAATGAGAGTAGTCGTGCATTAACTTTGTGCCCAAGTGAGCCTAGCAAGATACCAGCACTACTCGGATCTTTGGGTTGTGCGCTGTTAATAAAAGTGGTCCTCACCTCAGTTACTTTTGGAGTCAAAGTACCTGCTGGAATATATGTTCCATCCATGGTAATTGGTGCCCTGTATGGAAGAATATTCGGACTGACTCTGAAATACATCGATTTTAAACAATCCGGTATGTTGAGTCAGTTATACGGCTTAGATACAATGCCCATTGGAGGTCCATATGCTATGgctggagcaggagcttTCCTAGCCGGTGTTACGAGAATGAATATAACTCTGGCAACCATCTTATTTGAACTGACTGGGTCTCTTAACCATGTACTTCCAT
The Sugiyamaella lignohabitans strain CBS 10342 chromosome A, complete sequence genome window above contains:
- the JLP1 gene encoding Jlp1p (Fe(II)-dependent sulfonate/alpha-ketoglutarate dioxygenase; involved in sulfonate catabolism for use as a sulfur source; contains sequence that resembles a J domain (typified by the E. coli DnaJ protein); induced by sulphur starvation; GO_component: GO:0005575 - cellular_component [Evidence ND]; GO_function: GO:0051213 - dioxygenase activity [Evidence IEA]; GO_function: GO:0046872 - metal ion binding [Evidence IEA]; GO_function: GO:0016491 - oxidoreductase activity [Evidence IEA,IEA]; GO_function: GO:0000907 - sulfonate dioxygenase activity [Evidence IDA] [PMID 10482536]; GO_process: GO:0046306 - alkanesulfonate catabolic process [Evidence IEA]; GO_process: GO:0055114 - oxidation-reduction process [Evidence IEA,IEA]; GO_process: GO:0044273 - sulfur compound catabolic process [Evidence IMP] [PMID 10482536]), whose protein sequence is MSPAVATTLETDQLVNDFKKKVGFKRNYSKLLPANTLARYKKHGVDVSGEYPEVPTEYPVFLEDAINVRNKDRPHNERGAYADKEKKALFGAAKEVINLTANIGTEIVGLQLADLDDKQKDELALLIAERTVVFFRDQDLSPKKQLELGKYFGEVEVHPLVPHVPGLEGVTVLWPQQMQIEGGKATHKKPLGTAQWHSDLSHEYNPAGITHLHNDALPPGGAGGDTAWVSGYGAYDKLSPALQEFLDGKTAIYRSAHSYIDKKNPLGGLKFIEREHPIVRTHPATGWKALWINRHYTTRIVGLEPNESAAILNLLFDVFEKNLDIQVRFNWHSKPSAPGRGTSALWDNRISQHYAVFDYDDDERHGTRVAVLSERPYFDKNSKSRRQALGLD